The Platichthys flesus chromosome 10, fPlaFle2.1, whole genome shotgun sequence genome includes a window with the following:
- the spred1 gene encoding sprouty-related, EVH1 domain-containing protein 1, translating to MSEDSTNPNNDDSYARVRAVVMTRDDSSGGWLPLGGGGLSCVTVHKVSRAEDSGSTHSSSSGGSSSNLGSCSPSSSPSPSPSPSPTAVEFHIRGERLRDKLVVLECVLQKGIVYNKVNPIFHHWRINDKKFGLTFQSPADARAFDRGIRRAIEDINQGCRPFGEGDIPEDGLPVCDEPPSFCTPMKEPFSPLNNVVSTEPFRGCYVRAHPFDEFPCSNRRYLPPQVSFKTTRHVSFHMDEEEIVRINPRKDVLIRGYGDYRDPVMWKQDSDREDLDFPNAFQKLDSKKCEYLFPDGPGGDSHSGPGIDTAIKTQPSSLLKSKNGRRRREDGERSRCIYCREMFNHEDNWRGQCQDAPDPIKQCIYKVSCMLCAESMLYHCMSDSEGDFSDPCSCDTTDEQFCLRWLALVALSFIAPCMCCYLPLRACHHCGEACRCCGGKHKAAG from the exons TGACAGTTATGCGCGTGTGAGAGCAGTGGTCATGACTCGGGATGACTCCAGCGGTGGGTGGCTTCCCCTGGGGGGCGGAGGCCTTAGCTGTGTCACTGTCCATAAGGTCAGCCGGGCGGAGGACAGCGGCAGCACCCACAGTTCAAGCAgcggaggaagcagcagcaacCTCGGCTCCTGTAGCCCCAGTTCTAGTCCAAGTCCCAGCCCCAGTCCTAGCCCGACTGCTGTGGAGTTCCACATCAGGGGCGAGAGGCTCAGAGACAAATTG GTGGTCCTGGAGTGTGTCCTACAGAAAGGCATTGTATACAACAAGGTCAACCCCATCTTCCACCACTGGAGAATCAACGACAAGAAGTTTGGACTGACCTTCCAGAGCCCCGCTGACGCCCGTGCCTTCGACCGAGGCATACGCCGGGCCATCGAGGACATCAACCaag GATGTCGGCCGTTTGGGGAAGGGGATATTCCTGAGGATGGACTACCG GTGTGTGATGAGCCTCCCTCGTTCTGCACCCCAATGAAAGAGCCATTTTCTCCCCTGAACAACGTGGTCTCCACCGAGCCGTTCAGGGGCTGCTACGTCCGCGCCCATCCCTTCGACGAGTTCCCCTGCAGCAACCGCCGCTACCTGCCTCCACAG GTCTCCTTCAAGACGACTCGTCACGTCAGTTTCCACATGGACGAGGAGGAGATCGTTCGCATCAACCCACGTAAGGACGTGCTCATCCGTGGCTACGGGGACTACCGCGACCCTGTCATGTGGAAACAGGACTCGGACCGCGAGGACCTTGACTTTCCCAACGCCTTCCAAAAACTGGACAGTAAGAAGTGCGAGTACCTCTTCCCCGACGGCCCCGGTGGGGACTCCCACTCTGGCCCTGGAATTGACACAGCCATCAAGACTCAGCCCTCGTCCCTATTGAAGTCTAAGAACGGGCGGCGGCGGCGAGAGGACGGTGAGCGCTCGCGCTGCATCTACTGCCGGGAGATGTTTAACCACGAAGACAACTGGCGGGGGCAGTGCCAAGATGCCCCCGACCCAATCAAGCAGTGCATCTACAAAGTCAGCTGCATGCTGTGTGCCGAGAGCATGCTGTACCACTGCATGTCCGACTCCGAGGGCGACTTCTCAGACCCCTGCTCATGTGACACAACTGACGAGCAGTTCTGCCTACGCTGGCTGGCCCTGGTGGCGCTCTCCTTCATCGCGCCCTGCATGTGCTGCTACCTGCCGCTGCGCGCCTGCCACCATTGTGGCGAGGCCTGCCGCTGCTGTGGGGGCAAGCACAAGGCTGCGGGGTGA